A genomic segment from Propionibacteriaceae bacterium ZF39 encodes:
- a CDS encoding ABC transporter ATP-binding protein, which produces MPSTSVQPDGRTPAPAGPGPLLSVKELGVTFGRRGQTGFKAVDGVSFEVNAGEIVGLVGESGSGKSVTSMAIMGLLPPRGVQVRGEVSYDGKNLLALSPKQLARYRGPELAMVFQDPMSSLNPVVTVGKQVTEVLHAHRKMSAADAKAEAIDLLRRCGIPDPDRRFGEYPHQLSGGMRQRALIATALACRPRLLICDEPTTALDVTIQAQVLELLAELVADLGTAMIMITHDLGVVAGLCDRVNVMYAGRIVERAGRRELFRHPRHRYTEGLLNSIPRLDADRGTTLTPIPGTPRDTISWAKACAFAPRCAHVTDACVRGDIELAELTPGHEVRCVHPAEEGSA; this is translated from the coding sequence ATGCCGTCGACAAGCGTGCAGCCCGACGGGCGTACGCCGGCTCCGGCCGGCCCGGGCCCACTGCTGTCCGTCAAGGAGCTGGGGGTGACGTTCGGCCGACGGGGCCAGACCGGGTTCAAGGCCGTAGACGGAGTCTCCTTCGAGGTGAACGCCGGCGAGATCGTCGGTCTGGTGGGGGAGTCCGGCTCGGGCAAGTCGGTGACGTCCATGGCGATCATGGGCCTGCTCCCGCCCCGGGGCGTGCAGGTCCGCGGCGAGGTCAGCTATGACGGCAAGAACCTCCTCGCGCTGTCGCCGAAGCAGCTCGCGCGCTATCGGGGGCCCGAGCTCGCGATGGTGTTCCAGGATCCGATGTCGTCGCTGAATCCCGTGGTCACGGTCGGCAAGCAGGTGACCGAGGTCCTCCACGCCCACCGGAAAATGTCTGCCGCGGACGCCAAGGCCGAGGCCATCGACCTGCTGCGTCGCTGTGGCATCCCCGACCCGGACCGACGCTTCGGGGAATATCCCCACCAGCTCTCCGGCGGCATGCGGCAACGTGCTCTCATCGCCACCGCTCTGGCCTGCCGGCCGCGGCTGCTGATCTGCGACGAGCCCACGACCGCGCTCGACGTCACCATCCAGGCGCAGGTCCTGGAGCTGCTCGCCGAGCTGGTCGCCGACCTCGGCACCGCCATGATCATGATCACGCACGATCTGGGCGTGGTGGCCGGGCTGTGCGATCGCGTCAACGTCATGTACGCCGGCCGCATCGTCGAGCGGGCGGGACGCCGGGAACTGTTCCGGCATCCCCGGCACCGCTACACCGAGGGTCTGCTCAACTCGATCCCACGGCTGGATGCGGATCGGGGAACCACGCTGACACCCATTCCGGGTACACCCCGCGACACCATCAGCTGGGCCAAGGCCTGCGCCTTCGCCCCGCGGTGCGCGCATGTGACCGATGCCTGCGTACGCGGCGATATCGAACTGGCCGAGCTCACGCCCGGCCACGAGGTGCGCTGTGTGCACCCGGCCGAGGAGGGCAGCGCATGA
- a CDS encoding oligopeptide/dipeptide ABC transporter ATP-binding protein → MSSEEGHLIEVTDLKVHYPIRKGLVFDRTVGHVKAVDGVDLAVRRGETYGLVGESGCGKSTLGRALLRLEDTAGGRIVFDGEDITDLKGEKLRRTRRRMQMVFQDPMASLDPRQSIQSLLTEPLGVHGLSEVDRQEFGKNSSKAYLAKAVSMLEMVGMPRSALEKYPHEFSGGQRQRIGIARAVILNPDLVIADEPVSALDVSVQAQVINLLERLQDTFGLTYVVVAHDLAVVRHISDTIGVMYLGTLVEEASADDLHGEPMHPYTIALLSAIPVPDPDVEDSRERILLSGDLPSPANPPSGCRFHTRCPWKPSDRCSTEVPELREVAPGHRVACHFAEEILAGRVKPDEDAVIEAKVDQV, encoded by the coding sequence ATGAGTTCCGAAGAGGGCCACCTGATCGAGGTCACCGACCTCAAGGTGCATTATCCGATCCGCAAGGGCCTGGTGTTCGATCGCACCGTCGGCCACGTCAAGGCGGTCGACGGGGTCGACCTGGCTGTCCGGCGCGGTGAGACCTATGGCCTGGTCGGTGAGTCCGGCTGTGGCAAGTCGACGCTCGGCCGGGCACTCCTGCGGCTGGAGGACACCGCCGGCGGCCGGATCGTGTTCGACGGCGAGGACATCACCGACCTCAAGGGCGAGAAGCTGCGCCGCACCCGGCGGCGCATGCAGATGGTCTTCCAGGACCCGATGGCCAGCCTCGATCCGCGCCAGTCGATCCAGTCGCTGCTCACCGAGCCGCTCGGCGTACACGGGTTGTCGGAAGTCGACCGGCAGGAGTTCGGCAAGAACTCGTCCAAGGCCTACCTGGCCAAGGCCGTCAGCATGCTCGAGATGGTGGGCATGCCGCGTTCGGCGCTGGAGAAATATCCCCACGAGTTCTCCGGCGGCCAGCGCCAGCGCATCGGGATCGCCCGCGCCGTGATCCTGAACCCCGACCTCGTCATCGCCGACGAGCCCGTGTCCGCCCTCGACGTCTCGGTGCAGGCCCAGGTGATCAATCTGCTCGAACGGCTGCAGGACACCTTCGGGCTCACCTATGTCGTCGTCGCCCACGACCTCGCGGTCGTACGCCACATCTCCGACACCATCGGGGTGATGTATCTGGGCACCCTCGTCGAGGAGGCGTCCGCCGACGACCTGCACGGCGAGCCCATGCACCCCTACACGATCGCGCTGCTGTCGGCGATCCCTGTGCCTGATCCGGATGTCGAGGATTCCCGCGAGCGGATCCTGCTGTCCGGGGACCTGCCGAGCCCGGCAAATCCGCCGAGCGGCTGCCGATTCCACACCCGCTGCCCGTGGAAGCCCAGCGATCGGTGCAGCACCGAGGTCCCCGAACTCCGCGAGGTCGCTCCCGGTCACCGGGTCGCCTGTCACTTCGCCGAAGAGATCCTCGCCGGGCGGGTCAAGCCGGATGAGGACGCGGTGATCGAGGCGAAGGTCGACCAGGTCTGA